The proteins below come from a single Juglans regia cultivar Chandler chromosome 12, Walnut 2.0, whole genome shotgun sequence genomic window:
- the LOC108995891 gene encoding ubiquinone biosynthesis monooxygenase COQ6, mitochondrial: MNRVIARKLAANVSRLKVRQEYFCTDAAARVSGFYRGQSSQEHKEKNDFANNIQQYDIAIVGGGMVGMALACSLASMPLTKHLNVAIIDGNPALGSRVSLNKGDPPDARVSTVTPATISLFKDVGAWQYIEQNRHAYFDKMQVWDYTGLGYTRYNARDINKEVLGCVVENKVLHDSLLSCIETSDFQKTFHPSRLTSMTLHPSSSSMGMDSTLLKTPSSSLGHLAKLELSDGKSIFAKLVVGADGGKSRVRELAGFKTTGWNYSQDAVICTVEHSVENQCAWQRFLPAGPIALLPMGNNFSNIVWTMNPKEAMNRKLMNEDDFVKDTNAALDYGYGPHPKSSLLEMGDMFSWLRGDVTLSATEGFEVPPKVVKLASERMVFPLSLKHANDYASKHVVLIGDAAHTVHPLAGQGVNMGFGDALALSRVIAEGIAVGIDIGEVTMLKKYEEERKRENIMMMAILDGFQKAYSVDFGPLNLLRAAVLHGANYISPLKRNIISYASGDQRLPLFS; this comes from the exons ATGAATag GGTGATTGCGAGAAAACTTGCTGCAAATGTCTCCAGGCTAAAAGTCCGGCAGGAATATTTCTGCACTGATGCAGCTGCAAGAGTATCTGGTTTTTATCGTGGCCAATCCAGCCAA GAGCACAAGGAGAAAAATGATTTCGCCAATAACATTCAGCAGTATGACATTGCAATAGTTGGAGGAGGCATGGTTGGCATGGCTCTAGCTTGTTCTTTGG CTAGCATGCCATTGACAAAACACTTGAATGTTGCCATCATTGATGGCAATCCTGCATTGGGGAGTAGAGTCAGCTTAAACAAAGGAGACCCCCCAGATGCAAGGGTCAGTACAGTAACACCCGCAACTATATCTCTTTTCAAAG ATGTTGGCGCTTGGCAATACATTGAACAGAATCGACATGCATATTTTGATAAGATGCAG GTTTGGGATTATACTGGCTTAGGATACACAAGATACAATGCAAGAGATATAAATAAAGAAGTCCTAGG GTGTGTAGTGGAAAATAAGGTCCTTCACGATTCTCTGCTGTCATGTATAGAG ACTTCAGATTTCCAGAAGACGTTCCATCCTTCCAGGTTAACTTCGATGACTTTACATCCAAGCTCTTCATCCATGGGGATGGATAGCACATTATTAAAGACACCATCATCTTCTCTGGGGCATTTAGCAAAGCTGGAACTGAGTGATGGCAAGAGCATATTTGCAAAGCTGGTG GTTGGAGCCGATGGTGGCAAGTCACGTGTCAGGGAGTTAGCAGGATTCAAGACAACTGGATGGAACTATTCACAGGATGCAGTCATATGCACAGTAGAACATTCTGTTGAAAACCAATGTGCATGGCAACGGTTTCTACCTGCAGGTCCAATTGCACTTTTGCCAATGGGAAATAATTTTAGTAATATTGTATGGACTATGAACCCAAAAGAGGCAATGAACCGTAAATTAATGAACGAGGATGACTTTGTGAAAGATACAAATGCTGCTCTTGACTATGGATATGGTCCTCATCCTAAGTCAAGCTTATTAGAAATGGGAGACATGTTTTCTTGGCTCAGAGGAGATGTGACGTTATCAGCTACTGAGGGTTTTGAAGTTCCACCAAAAGTAGTTAAGCTGGCTTCAGAAAGAATGGTATTTCCATTGTCTTTGAAGCATGCCAATGACTATGCATCAAAGCATGTCGTTCTAATTGGTGATGCAGCGCACACAGTTCATCCTCTGGCTGGTCAAGGAGTCAATATGGGTTTTGGAGATGCATTGGCTCTTTCAAGAGTCATTGCTGAGGGTATAGCTGTAGGCATTGACATAGGAGAG GTAACGATGTTAAAGAAATacgaagaagagagaaaaagggagaaTATTATGATGATGGCAATCCTGGATGGCTTTCAGAAGGCATATTCTGTTGATTTTGGACCCCTAAATCTCCTGCGAGCTGCAGTATTGCATGGAGCAAACTATATTTCTCcacttaaaagaaatattatttcgTATGCATCAGGGGACCAGAGACTGCCACTTTTCTCTTGA